The Bos mutus isolate GX-2022 chromosome 7, NWIPB_WYAK_1.1, whole genome shotgun sequence genome window below encodes:
- the TRIR gene encoding telomerase RNA component interacting RNase isoform X2 produces the protein MAARGRRAEPPGREAPGPAGGGGGGGSRWAESGPGTSPESGDDEVSGAGSSPVSGGVNLFANDGSFLELFKRKMEEEQRQRQEEPPPGPQRPDQPATAAAAGPGDPKRKGGGQAQRREQTSPQDGNSSQEAEDGG, from the exons ATGGCTGCCCGAGGGAGACGGGCGGAGCCTCCCGGTCGGGAGGCGCCGGGCCCCgcgggtggcggcggcggcggcggaagcCGATGGGCTGAGTCGGGGCCCGGGACGTCGCCCGAGAGCGGGGATGATGAAGTGTCGGGCGCGGGTTCGAGCCCGGTGTCGGGCGGCGTGAACTTGTTCGCCAACGACGGCAGCTTCCTGGAGCTGTTCAAGCGGAAGATGGAGGAGGAGCAGCGGCAGCGGCAGGAGGAGCCGCCCCCGGGCCCGCAGCGACCCGATCAGCCAGCCACCGCTGCCGCCGCGGGTCCCGGGGATCCGAAGAGGAAGGGCG GTGGGCAAGCGCAGAGGCGGGAACAAACTAGCCCTCAAGACGGGAATAGTAGCCAAGAAGCAGAAGACGGAGGATGA
- the TRIR gene encoding telomerase RNA component interacting RNase isoform X1 has translation MAARGRRAEPPGREAPGPAGGGGGGGSRWAESGPGTSPESGDDEVSGAGSSPVSGGVNLFANDGSFLELFKRKMEEEQRQRQEEPPPGPQRPDQPATAAAAGPGDPKRKGGPGPTLSFVGKRRGGNKLALKTGIVAKKQKTEDEVLTSKGDAWAKYMAEVKKYKAHQCGDDDKTRPLVK, from the exons ATGGCTGCCCGAGGGAGACGGGCGGAGCCTCCCGGTCGGGAGGCGCCGGGCCCCgcgggtggcggcggcggcggcggaagcCGATGGGCTGAGTCGGGGCCCGGGACGTCGCCCGAGAGCGGGGATGATGAAGTGTCGGGCGCGGGTTCGAGCCCGGTGTCGGGCGGCGTGAACTTGTTCGCCAACGACGGCAGCTTCCTGGAGCTGTTCAAGCGGAAGATGGAGGAGGAGCAGCGGCAGCGGCAGGAGGAGCCGCCCCCGGGCCCGCAGCGACCCGATCAGCCAGCCACCGCTGCCGCCGCGGGTCCCGGGGATCCGAAGAGGAAGGGCGGTCCGGGCCCCACGCTCAGCTTC GTGGGCAAGCGCAGAGGCGGGAACAAACTAGCCCTCAAGACGGGAATAGTAGCCAAGAAGCAGAAGACGGAGGATGAG GTATTAACAAGTAAAGGTGATGCATGGGCCAAGTACATGGCAGAGGTGAAAAAGTACAAAGCCCACCAGTGCGGTGATGATGATAAAACGCGGCCCCTGGTGAAATGA